The Nocardioides salarius genome includes a region encoding these proteins:
- the recC gene encoding exodeoxyribonuclease V subunit gamma, with amino-acid sequence MPLHLHRATRTDRLADGLGGLLAAPLDDPFAEEVVVVPAKGVERWLTQRLSHTLGAGPRGGDGICAGVRFLTPHSLVSLLLDRDRDDAWEPDRLVWPLLATIDDCLDEPWCATLAHHLGHGRRGDDAELRRDRRWSVARRLAGLLSSYAVQRPSLVGDWREGRDTDGAGRSLPDDLAWQPELWRRLLERVPADPPDVRLARTVAALESGGEGLDLPGRLSLFGHTRLPVSEVTLLGALAARREVHLWLPQPSAALWRALGDVEGPVRRRADSAAELAGHPLLASLGRDTRELARTLAPLGALDEPLVDEEPAPATLLARLQHDLRANHAPEPHERTARAHDPADRSLQVHACHGPARQVDVLREVLVGLLEDDPSLQPRDILVMCPDIETYAPLVSAGFGLAEAVEDSPGGGHPAHRLRVRLADRALSSTNPLLALAGRLVELAGGRVTASDVLDLAGSEPCRLRFGLGDDDLDRIARWVGQAGIRWGLDAPHRAAFSMARFEHNTWRAGLDRVLLGVAMSGDDHRRVGRGLPVDDVGSSDVDLVGRLAELVDRLDGCVTALSTADDAASWMSALGDGVRALGDVAPDDAWQLAQLETELSRAAAAAADGPDVRLRLADVRALLVSRLGGRPTRANFRTGTLTVCTMVPMRSVPHRVVCLVGLDDGVFPRSLAPDGDDVLARDPLTGERDVRSEDRQLLLDALLSATETLVVTYTGANEHSGAPRPPAVPLGEVLDAADRTCATPVREHVLTHHPLQPYDARNLAPGALLAHDPRPFSFDTAALGGARAAVAERVPPAPLLAGDLPALEPGDVSLAELRSFFLHPVRSFLRQRLDVSAPLEPDEVGDAIPVSLDALDAWAVGDHLLREVLAGQDPVAVMTAEQLRGTLPPGVLGEQALRGVVEESQKLFERTADLRQGAPRTLDVDVDLGAGRRLTGTVAGVHGSKVLSLGYSRLKPKQRLASWIDLLALSAAHPDEVFTAHAVGRERAGPRRALAGPLDHRAEEWLRRLVELRDLGLRRPLPLPVATAAAWAEGRARGLMGDDVSPDDLARKAWETDPHHPYGIEGEDADPYHRRAFGDGADLGVLLAAGLGEHAWTVWEPLLTGAERVGPL; translated from the coding sequence GTGCCGCTCCACCTCCACCGCGCCACGCGCACCGACCGGCTCGCCGACGGCCTCGGCGGGCTGCTCGCCGCGCCGCTGGACGACCCGTTCGCCGAGGAGGTCGTGGTGGTGCCCGCCAAGGGCGTGGAGCGCTGGCTGACGCAGCGGCTGTCCCACACCCTGGGGGCCGGCCCCCGCGGCGGCGACGGCATCTGCGCCGGCGTCCGGTTCCTGACCCCCCACTCCCTGGTCTCGCTGCTGCTCGACCGTGACCGCGACGACGCGTGGGAGCCCGACCGCCTCGTGTGGCCGCTGCTGGCCACCATCGACGACTGCCTCGACGAGCCGTGGTGCGCCACGCTGGCCCACCACCTGGGCCACGGCCGTCGCGGTGACGACGCCGAGCTGCGGCGCGACCGGCGCTGGTCGGTGGCGCGCCGCCTGGCCGGCCTGCTGTCGTCGTACGCCGTGCAGCGGCCCTCGCTGGTCGGTGACTGGCGCGAGGGGCGTGACACCGACGGCGCCGGCCGGAGCCTGCCCGACGACCTGGCCTGGCAGCCCGAGCTGTGGCGCCGCCTGCTGGAGCGGGTGCCCGCCGACCCGCCCGACGTGCGGCTGGCCCGCACCGTGGCCGCCCTCGAGAGCGGTGGCGAGGGTCTCGACCTGCCCGGGCGGCTCTCGCTGTTCGGCCACACCCGGCTGCCCGTCAGCGAGGTCACGCTCCTCGGCGCCCTGGCCGCGCGCCGCGAGGTGCACCTGTGGCTGCCCCAGCCCTCGGCCGCGCTGTGGCGGGCGCTGGGCGACGTCGAGGGACCCGTGCGGCGCCGCGCCGACAGTGCGGCCGAGCTGGCCGGCCACCCGCTGCTGGCCTCGCTGGGCCGCGACACCCGCGAGCTGGCCCGCACCCTGGCCCCCCTCGGCGCGCTCGACGAGCCGCTGGTCGACGAGGAGCCGGCCCCGGCCACCCTGCTGGCCCGGCTCCAGCACGACCTGCGCGCCAACCACGCCCCCGAGCCCCACGAGCGCACCGCCCGGGCCCACGACCCGGCCGACCGCAGCCTGCAGGTGCACGCCTGCCACGGCCCCGCCCGTCAGGTCGACGTGCTGCGCGAGGTGCTGGTCGGGCTGCTGGAGGACGACCCGAGCCTGCAGCCGCGCGACATCCTCGTGATGTGTCCCGACATCGAGACCTACGCGCCCCTGGTCTCGGCCGGGTTCGGTCTCGCCGAGGCCGTGGAGGACAGCCCCGGCGGCGGGCACCCCGCCCACCGGCTGCGGGTGCGCCTGGCCGACCGGGCGCTGAGCAGCACCAACCCGCTGCTCGCCCTGGCGGGGCGCCTGGTCGAGCTGGCCGGCGGCCGGGTCACCGCCTCCGACGTGCTCGACCTCGCCGGCTCCGAGCCCTGCCGCCTGCGCTTCGGCCTCGGCGACGACGACCTCGACCGGATCGCGCGCTGGGTCGGCCAGGCCGGCATCCGCTGGGGCCTCGACGCGCCGCACCGCGCCGCCTTCTCGATGGCCCGCTTCGAGCACAACACCTGGCGAGCCGGGCTCGACCGGGTGCTGCTGGGCGTGGCGATGAGCGGCGACGACCACCGGCGGGTCGGGCGCGGCCTGCCGGTCGACGACGTCGGCAGCTCCGACGTCGACCTGGTGGGCCGGCTCGCCGAGCTGGTCGACCGCCTCGACGGCTGCGTCACGGCGCTCTCGACGGCCGACGACGCCGCGTCGTGGATGAGCGCCCTGGGCGACGGCGTACGGGCGCTCGGCGACGTCGCCCCCGACGACGCCTGGCAGCTCGCCCAGCTCGAGACCGAGCTCTCGCGGGCCGCCGCCGCGGCCGCCGACGGTCCCGACGTGCGGCTGCGCCTGGCCGACGTGCGCGCGCTGCTCGTCTCGCGGCTGGGCGGGCGACCCACCCGGGCCAACTTCCGCACCGGCACCCTGACCGTCTGCACGATGGTGCCGATGCGCTCGGTGCCGCACCGGGTGGTCTGCCTCGTCGGCCTCGACGACGGCGTGTTCCCGCGCAGCCTGGCCCCCGACGGCGACGACGTGCTGGCCCGCGACCCGCTCACCGGCGAGCGCGACGTGCGCAGCGAGGACCGCCAGCTGCTCCTCGACGCCCTGCTCTCGGCCACCGAGACCCTGGTGGTGACCTACACCGGCGCCAACGAGCACTCCGGGGCGCCCCGGCCCCCGGCGGTGCCGCTGGGCGAGGTGCTCGACGCGGCCGACCGCACCTGCGCGACCCCGGTGCGCGAGCACGTGCTGACCCACCACCCCCTGCAGCCCTACGACGCCCGCAACCTGGCCCCGGGCGCGCTGCTGGCCCACGACCCCCGGCCGTTCAGCTTCGACACCGCCGCGCTGGGCGGCGCCCGGGCCGCGGTCGCCGAGCGGGTCCCGCCCGCGCCGCTGCTGGCCGGCGACCTGCCGGCCCTCGAGCCCGGCGACGTCAGCCTGGCCGAGCTGCGCTCCTTCTTCCTGCACCCGGTGCGCAGCTTCCTGCGCCAGCGGCTCGACGTGTCGGCCCCGCTGGAGCCCGACGAGGTGGGCGACGCGATCCCGGTCTCGCTCGACGCGCTGGATGCCTGGGCCGTGGGCGACCACCTGCTGCGCGAGGTGCTCGCGGGCCAGGACCCGGTCGCGGTGATGACCGCGGAGCAGCTGCGCGGCACCCTGCCCCCGGGCGTGCTGGGCGAGCAGGCCCTGCGCGGGGTGGTCGAGGAGTCGCAGAAGCTCTTCGAGCGCACCGCCGACCTGCGCCAGGGCGCGCCGCGCACCCTCGACGTCGACGTCGACCTGGGCGCCGGGCGGCGCCTGACCGGCACGGTCGCCGGTGTCCACGGCTCGAAGGTCCTGTCCCTGGGCTACTCCCGGCTCAAGCCCAAGCAGCGCCTCGCCTCCTGGATCGACCTGCTCGCGCTGTCGGCCGCGCACCCCGACGAGGTGTTCACCGCCCACGCGGTGGGCCGCGAGCGCGCCGGTCCGCGGCGGGCCCTCGCCGGGCCGCTCGACCACCGGGCCGAGGAGTGGCTGCGCCGCCTCGTCGAGCTGCGCGACCTCGGGCTGCGGCGTCCGCTGCCGCTGCCGGTGGCCACGGCGGCGGCCTGGGCCGAGGGCCGGGCGCGCGGCCTGATGGGCGACGACGTGTCGCCCGACGACCTGGCGCGCAAGGCCTGGGAGACCGACCCGCACCACCCCTACGGCATCGAGGGCGAGGACGCCGACCCCTACCACCGTCGCGCCTTCGGCGACGGCGCCGACCTGGGCGTGCTGCTGGCCGCGGGCCTCGGCGAGCACGCGTGGACGGTCTGGGAGCCCCTGCTCACCGGCGCCGAGAGGGTGGGACCGCTGTGA
- a CDS encoding PGPGW domain-containing protein, with translation MKSAARRVTLEVVGWTLVVVGIAALVLPGPGLLMLFAGMAVLSQQYDWAAKRLDPVKYRAMRGAADGVATWPRILASTTAALVVAGLGVVWIVGPDAPGWWFLDESWWLVGGAATGITQVASAAIALGLIVWSYRRFHDKPEAVADLERDINRSDSQRETV, from the coding sequence ATGAAGTCCGCTGCGCGTCGGGTGACGCTCGAGGTCGTGGGCTGGACCCTCGTGGTCGTGGGCATCGCGGCCCTCGTGCTGCCGGGCCCCGGCCTGCTGATGCTCTTCGCCGGCATGGCGGTGCTCTCCCAGCAGTACGACTGGGCCGCCAAGCGGCTCGACCCGGTGAAGTACCGCGCCATGCGCGGCGCCGCCGACGGCGTCGCGACCTGGCCGCGGATCCTCGCCTCCACGACCGCGGCGCTGGTGGTGGCCGGCCTGGGCGTGGTGTGGATCGTCGGCCCGGACGCCCCCGGCTGGTGGTTCCTGGACGAGTCGTGGTGGCTGGTGGGCGGGGCCGCCACCGGGATCACCCAGGTGGCCTCGGCCGCCATCGCCCTGGGCCTGATCGTCTGGAGCTACCGGCGCTTCCACGACAAGCCGGAGGCCGTCGCCGACCTCGAGCGCGACATCAACCGCAGCGACTCCCAGCGCGAGACGGTCTGA
- a CDS encoding PGPGW domain-containing protein encodes MRSRLLLVLGWGLVLLGVVLYPLPGPGLLALAAGVHVLARADERVAARLAPWRERGLRAAARSVATWPRTLASLLGTTALAAAGVLWLVDPAPPSWWGLPGWAWLPGGTWSGVAQIASGALGVALVLWSRARLGGTAPRPRGPGGAWKALGWWGP; translated from the coding sequence ATGCGCTCTCGCCTGCTGCTCGTGCTCGGCTGGGGGCTCGTCCTGCTCGGGGTCGTGCTCTACCCGCTGCCCGGCCCCGGGCTGCTGGCGCTGGCGGCCGGGGTGCACGTGCTGGCCCGGGCCGACGAGCGGGTGGCCGCGCGGCTCGCCCCGTGGCGCGAGCGGGGCCTGCGCGCCGCGGCCCGCTCGGTGGCGACCTGGCCGCGCACCCTGGCCTCGCTGCTGGGCACCACGGCGCTGGCCGCGGCCGGCGTGCTGTGGCTCGTCGACCCCGCTCCGCCGTCGTGGTGGGGGCTGCCCGGGTGGGCGTGGCTGCCTGGCGGGACCTGGAGCGGCGTGGCCCAGATCGCCTCCGGGGCCCTCGGTGTCGCCCTCGTGCTCTGGTCGCGCGCGCGGCTGGGCGGCACCGCGCCGCGCCCACGAGGGCCTGGCGGCGCTTGGAAGGCTCTGGGATGGTGGGGTCCATGA
- a CDS encoding TetR/AcrR family transcriptional regulator, protein MGPTDSIARADRRRAELLGRLADLFLAEGFLAFGVGDLAARLRCSRSSLYLVAGSKPEIVLATLRAWFRGAAERIEQRVQAEPDPAARLRTYLLAVSDELAPASPSFYADLLAHPPAGEVYEENTRHAARRVRALVDAGVVAGALRPVDAVFVGAAVAEVMTGIQAGRVGAATGLSDAEAYRALADVVVGGLARRPA, encoded by the coding sequence GTGGGCCCCACCGACTCCATCGCCCGAGCCGACCGCCGGCGCGCTGAGCTGCTCGGGCGCCTCGCCGACCTGTTCCTCGCCGAGGGCTTCCTCGCCTTCGGCGTCGGCGACCTCGCCGCCCGGCTGCGCTGCTCCCGGTCCTCGCTCTACCTGGTCGCCGGCTCGAAGCCCGAGATCGTGCTGGCGACGCTGCGCGCGTGGTTCCGAGGAGCAGCCGAGCGCATCGAGCAGCGGGTGCAGGCCGAGCCCGACCCGGCGGCCCGGCTGCGCACCTACCTGCTCGCGGTCTCCGACGAGCTGGCGCCGGCCTCGCCGAGCTTCTACGCCGACCTGCTGGCCCACCCGCCGGCGGGCGAGGTCTACGAGGAGAACACCCGCCACGCGGCCCGTCGGGTCCGGGCGCTGGTCGACGCCGGCGTCGTGGCGGGGGCGCTGCGCCCCGTGGACGCGGTCTTCGTGGGGGCCGCGGTCGCCGAGGTGATGACCGGCATCCAGGCCGGCCGGGTGGGCGCGGCGACCGGGCTCAGCGACGCCGAGGCCTACCGGGCGCTGGCCGACGTGGTCGTCGGCGGGCTGGCCCGCCGGCCCGCCTGA
- a CDS encoding acyl-CoA dehydrogenase family protein: MPARRVLATDESAELLALVRRIATDELAPRVAEAEADERFPRDVFRLLGRSGLLGLPYPEEQGGAGLSYEVYLQVLEEIAAVWSSVGVGVSVHALSCFGLARFGTDEQRRQWLPDMLGGDLLGAYCLSEAHAGSDPAAMRTTARRDGDDYVIDGAKAWTTHGGHADFYKVMARTSEDRGGISCFLVPADTPGLVADPPERKMGLTGSATATMRFDGVRVPVERRLGAEGEGLRIALAGLDAGRLGIAAVATGLAQGALDHALAYARERETFGRPIIEHQGLAFVLADMEAAVQSARATVLHAARLKDAGQPFGREASIAKLVATDNAMKVTTDAVQVLGGYGYTRDFPVERYMREAKVMQIFEGTNQIQRMVVARSLDKSAPGAITHL, translated from the coding sequence ATGCCCGCCCGCCGCGTCCTGGCCACCGACGAGTCCGCCGAGCTGCTGGCGCTCGTGCGCCGCATCGCCACCGACGAGCTGGCCCCCCGCGTGGCCGAGGCCGAGGCCGACGAGCGGTTCCCCCGCGACGTCTTCCGCCTACTGGGGCGCAGCGGGCTGCTGGGGCTGCCCTACCCGGAGGAGCAGGGCGGCGCCGGGCTGTCCTACGAGGTCTACCTGCAGGTGCTCGAGGAGATCGCCGCCGTCTGGTCCTCGGTCGGGGTGGGCGTCTCGGTGCACGCCCTGAGCTGCTTCGGGCTGGCGCGGTTCGGCACCGACGAGCAGCGCCGGCAGTGGCTGCCCGACATGCTCGGCGGCGACCTGCTCGGCGCCTACTGCCTCTCCGAGGCGCACGCCGGCTCCGACCCCGCGGCAATGCGCACCACCGCGCGGCGCGACGGCGACGACTACGTCATCGACGGCGCCAAGGCCTGGACCACCCACGGCGGGCACGCCGACTTCTACAAGGTGATGGCACGCACCTCCGAGGACCGCGGCGGCATCTCCTGCTTCCTGGTGCCGGCCGACACGCCGGGACTGGTCGCGGACCCGCCGGAGCGGAAGATGGGACTGACCGGGTCGGCGACCGCCACGATGCGCTTCGACGGCGTACGGGTGCCGGTCGAGCGCCGTCTCGGCGCCGAGGGCGAGGGGCTGCGGATCGCCCTGGCCGGCCTCGACGCCGGGCGCCTGGGCATCGCGGCCGTCGCCACGGGCCTCGCCCAGGGCGCCCTCGACCACGCGCTGGCCTACGCCCGCGAGCGCGAGACCTTCGGACGCCCGATCATCGAGCACCAGGGCCTGGCCTTCGTGCTGGCCGACATGGAGGCCGCGGTGCAGAGCGCCCGGGCCACGGTGCTGCACGCGGCCCGGCTCAAGGACGCCGGGCAGCCCTTCGGGCGCGAGGCCTCGATCGCCAAGCTCGTGGCCACCGACAACGCCATGAAGGTCACCACCGACGCCGTGCAGGTGCTGGGAGGCTACGGCTACACCCGCGACTTCCCGGTCGAGCGCTACATGCGCGAGGCCAAGGTGATGCAGATCTTCGAGGGCACCAACCAGATCCAGCGGATGGTCGTCGCCCGCTCCCTCGACAAGTCCGCCCCCGGCGCCATCACCCACCTCTGA
- the ilvA gene encoding threonine ammonia-lyase IlvA — MDLPDAADIDAAAHRLSDIVSPTPLHRSDRLSTLLGLEVWLKREDLQPVRSYKLRGAFTLIDQLPPEARERGVTCASAGNHAQGVAFACARAGVRARVHLPRTTPRQKRERVAVLGGGLVEVVIVGDTYDEAAAASAAYALESGATPVPAFDDPRTIAGQGTVAREVLAQLDAQVGRAPDAVVVPVGGGGLAAGMLAFLAERAPHVRVVGAEPAGAASMAAALEAGEPVTLPELESFVDGAAVRRVGAWTHAAVAAHRPPMVAVPEGLACVEMLDLYQSDGIIAEPAGALASAALRLPMESGGPVLAPGSLVVAIVSGGNNDVSRYAEVVERALVHEGLKHYFLVEFPQEPGALRRFLDEVLGPDDDITLFEYVKRSNRETGPALVGVELATAGDLDGLLARMDASPLRVEQVPPESPLFRWVM, encoded by the coding sequence GTGGACCTCCCCGACGCCGCCGACATCGACGCCGCCGCCCACCGGCTCTCCGACATCGTCAGCCCGACGCCGCTGCACCGCAGCGACCGGCTCTCGACACTGCTCGGCCTCGAGGTGTGGCTCAAGCGCGAGGACCTGCAGCCGGTGCGCTCCTACAAGCTGCGCGGCGCGTTCACCCTCATCGACCAGCTCCCGCCCGAGGCGCGCGAGCGGGGGGTGACCTGCGCCAGCGCCGGCAACCACGCCCAGGGGGTCGCCTTCGCGTGCGCCCGGGCCGGGGTCCGGGCACGGGTGCACCTGCCCCGCACCACCCCGCGCCAGAAGCGCGAGCGGGTCGCGGTGCTCGGCGGCGGGCTCGTCGAGGTCGTGATCGTCGGCGACACCTACGACGAGGCGGCCGCGGCCAGTGCGGCGTACGCCCTCGAGAGCGGCGCGACGCCGGTGCCGGCCTTCGACGACCCGCGAACGATCGCCGGCCAGGGCACGGTGGCCCGCGAGGTGCTGGCCCAGCTCGACGCGCAGGTCGGGCGCGCGCCCGACGCCGTCGTCGTGCCGGTCGGCGGCGGCGGCCTGGCCGCGGGCATGCTCGCCTTCCTCGCCGAGCGGGCCCCGCACGTGCGGGTGGTGGGCGCCGAGCCGGCCGGGGCGGCCAGCATGGCCGCGGCCCTCGAGGCCGGCGAGCCGGTGACCCTGCCCGAGCTCGAGAGCTTCGTCGACGGCGCCGCCGTACGCCGGGTGGGCGCGTGGACGCACGCCGCGGTCGCCGCGCACCGGCCGCCGATGGTCGCGGTGCCCGAGGGGCTGGCCTGCGTCGAGATGCTCGACCTCTACCAGTCCGACGGCATCATCGCCGAGCCCGCCGGGGCGCTGGCCAGCGCGGCGCTGCGGCTGCCGATGGAGTCGGGCGGCCCGGTGCTGGCGCCGGGCTCGCTGGTCGTGGCGATCGTCTCGGGCGGCAACAACGACGTGAGCCGCTACGCCGAGGTGGTCGAGCGCGCACTGGTGCACGAGGGGCTCAAGCACTACTTCCTGGTGGAGTTCCCCCAGGAGCCGGGCGCGCTGCGCCGCTTCCTCGACGAGGTGCTCGGGCCCGACGACGACATCACGCTCTTCGAGTACGTCAAGCGCAGCAACCGCGAGACCGGCCCGGCGCTGGTCGGCGTCGAGCTCGCCACCGCCGGAGACCTCGACGGCCTCCTGGCCCGGATGGACGCCTCGCCGCTGCGCGTCGAGCAGGTCCCGCCCGAGAGCCCGCTCTTCCGCTGGGTGATGTAA
- a CDS encoding class F sortase codes for MAVLEARLRALTSALGVLALGMVLLGIVLPSGDDDGYTSLDPAAPVRLSVPSLDIRAPVNAIEVGDDRVLDPPADVLDVGWWDASALPGEATGRTVIAGHTVNTGGGSLDRLADVRRGAVVDVLTRNGVMRYEVRRTKVYDKEQLARNAARVFGQDAGDGRLVLVSCADWDGTAYDSNVVVYADPVGSPAQDA; via the coding sequence GTGGCGGTCCTGGAGGCACGGCTGCGGGCGCTGACCTCGGCGCTCGGCGTGCTGGCGCTGGGGATGGTGCTGCTCGGCATCGTCCTGCCCAGCGGCGACGACGACGGCTACACCTCCCTCGACCCGGCCGCCCCGGTGCGGCTCTCGGTGCCCTCGCTCGACATCCGCGCCCCCGTCAACGCCATCGAGGTCGGGGACGACCGGGTGCTCGACCCGCCGGCCGACGTGCTCGACGTCGGCTGGTGGGACGCCAGCGCGCTGCCGGGCGAGGCCACCGGCCGCACCGTGATCGCGGGACACACCGTCAACACAGGGGGCGGCTCCCTCGACCGGCTTGCCGACGTGCGCCGCGGCGCGGTCGTCGACGTGCTGACCCGCAACGGCGTGATGCGCTACGAGGTGCGCCGCACCAAGGTCTACGACAAGGAGCAGCTGGCCCGCAACGCCGCCCGGGTCTTCGGCCAGGACGCCGGCGACGGGCGCCTGGTGCTGGTCTCCTGCGCCGACTGGGACGGCACCGCCTACGACAGCAACGTCGTCGTCTACGCCGACCCCGTCGGCAGCCCGGCCCAGGACGCCTGA
- a CDS encoding phosphotransferase, whose amino-acid sequence MTTYDTPGDATGDAPDEQADLLGWVHARLEVFGLAVEGRVSWPHVRPWGVVVRVPTASGPVWAKAVEPALRHEVAVTTLLARRRPDAVAPVLGADTARGWLLLADAGETLREVAARERTLAPWHDALALYASVQRDVAPEAAALLDDGLPDLRLPRLPDLYADLVGRLAPDLGDVGASALAAVPLLRDLCAELAATGLPDTLQHDDLHDAQVFVRDGRVRILDWGDACLTHPFLTLAVTLDGVLAWGLDDEEASEDTTPYLESYLAGWAGAGSPDQLVAASRAARRLGWACRAVNGHVPQDPESLRTTRTRLRMFLDGRAG is encoded by the coding sequence GTGACGACGTACGACACCCCGGGCGACGCCACGGGCGACGCCCCGGACGAGCAGGCCGACCTGCTCGGGTGGGTGCACGCCCGGCTGGAGGTCTTCGGGCTCGCCGTCGAGGGCCGGGTGAGCTGGCCGCACGTGCGTCCCTGGGGGGTCGTGGTGCGGGTGCCGACGGCCAGCGGTCCGGTGTGGGCCAAGGCGGTCGAGCCGGCGCTGCGCCACGAGGTCGCCGTCACCACCCTGCTGGCGCGGCGTCGGCCCGACGCGGTGGCACCCGTGCTCGGCGCCGACACCGCCCGCGGCTGGCTGCTGCTCGCCGACGCGGGCGAGACGCTGCGCGAGGTGGCCGCCCGGGAGCGCACCCTCGCGCCGTGGCACGACGCGCTCGCGCTCTACGCCTCGGTGCAGCGCGACGTCGCCCCCGAGGCAGCGGCACTGCTGGACGACGGGCTGCCCGACCTGCGCCTGCCCCGCCTCCCCGACCTGTACGCCGACCTCGTCGGCCGGCTCGCCCCCGACCTCGGTGACGTCGGCGCGTCGGCGCTGGCGGCCGTGCCGCTGCTGCGCGACCTGTGCGCCGAGCTGGCGGCCACCGGGCTGCCCGACACGCTGCAGCACGACGACCTGCACGACGCCCAGGTGTTCGTGCGCGACGGGCGGGTGCGCATCCTCGACTGGGGCGACGCCTGCCTGACCCACCCGTTCCTCACGCTGGCGGTCACCCTCGACGGGGTGCTGGCCTGGGGCCTCGACGACGAGGAGGCCTCCGAGGACACCACGCCGTACCTCGAGAGCTACCTCGCCGGGTGGGCGGGCGCCGGGAGCCCCGACCAGCTCGTCGCCGCGAGCCGGGCGGCCCGGCGGCTGGGCTGGGCCTGCCGGGCGGTCAACGGGCACGTGCCGCAGGACCCGGAGTCGCTGCGCACCACCCGCACCCGGCTGCGGATGTTCCTCGACGGCAGGGCCGGCTGA
- the egtB gene encoding ergothioneine biosynthesis protein EgtB — MTQTTANEAPSETGEASSREWDADSLGRRFEEVRGHTEALAAPLSPEDQTVQSMPDVSPTKWHRAHVTWFFETFLLAEAEQGFAPFQDKYWFLFNSYYETLGPRYARPDRGLVTRPGAHEVGDYRANVDARVRELVDTLDGGSLEKLTPIIELGFHHEQQHQELLLMDIKHVLSRNPLQPVYAGSPVERCEPDRLGWVEVEGGLVEVGHEGPGFSFDNEMPRHRQWLEPYRLADRLATNGEWLAFIADGGYERHELWLSDGWAKVRGEGWSAPLYWSEHDGVWFEHTLNGTWPVNPGLPVAHVSFYEAEAFATWSGKRLPTEAEWEHAVVTDGQGGQHGRDQQVVGNLADGGSFHPRPAQPAPAGSRLRQVHGDCWEWTSSAYHPYPGFHPPEGAIGEYNGKFMSNQMVLRGGCALTPAGHARASYRNFFPHGARWALSGVRLADGGAPA, encoded by the coding sequence ATGACACAGACCACCGCCAACGAGGCCCCCAGCGAGACCGGCGAGGCCAGCAGCAGGGAGTGGGACGCCGACTCGCTCGGCCGCCGCTTCGAGGAGGTCCGGGGCCACACCGAGGCCCTCGCCGCACCCCTCTCGCCCGAGGACCAGACGGTCCAGTCGATGCCCGACGTCTCACCGACGAAGTGGCACCGCGCCCACGTCACCTGGTTCTTCGAGACGTTCCTGCTCGCCGAGGCCGAGCAGGGCTTCGCACCCTTCCAGGACAAGTACTGGTTCCTCTTCAACTCCTACTACGAGACCCTCGGGCCCCGCTACGCGCGCCCCGACCGCGGGCTGGTCACCCGCCCCGGCGCGCACGAGGTCGGCGACTACCGCGCCAACGTCGACGCGCGGGTGCGCGAGCTCGTCGACACCCTCGACGGCGGCAGCCTCGAGAAGCTCACCCCCATCATCGAGCTCGGCTTCCACCACGAGCAGCAGCACCAGGAGCTGCTGCTGATGGACATCAAGCACGTGCTCTCGCGCAACCCCCTCCAGCCCGTGTACGCCGGCAGCCCGGTCGAGCGCTGCGAGCCCGACCGCCTGGGCTGGGTCGAGGTCGAGGGGGGTCTCGTCGAGGTCGGCCACGAGGGCCCGGGGTTCTCCTTCGACAACGAGATGCCGCGGCACCGCCAGTGGCTCGAGCCCTACCGGCTGGCCGACCGGCTGGCCACCAACGGCGAGTGGCTGGCCTTCATAGCCGACGGCGGCTACGAGCGCCACGAGCTGTGGCTCTCCGACGGCTGGGCCAAGGTGCGCGGCGAGGGCTGGTCGGCGCCGCTCTACTGGAGCGAGCACGACGGGGTCTGGTTCGAGCACACGCTCAACGGCACCTGGCCGGTCAACCCGGGGCTGCCGGTGGCCCACGTCAGCTTCTACGAGGCCGAGGCGTTCGCCACCTGGTCGGGCAAGCGGCTGCCGACCGAGGCCGAGTGGGAGCACGCGGTGGTCACCGACGGCCAGGGCGGCCAGCACGGCCGCGACCAGCAGGTGGTCGGCAACCTCGCCGACGGCGGGTCGTTCCACCCCCGTCCCGCGCAGCCCGCGCCGGCCGGCAGCCGGCTGCGCCAGGTGCACGGCGACTGCTGGGAGTGGACCTCCTCGGCCTACCACCCCTACCCGGGGTTCCACCCTCCCGAGGGCGCGATCGGCGAGTACAACGGCAAGTTCATGTCCAACCAGATGGTGCTGCGCGGCGGCTGCGCCCTGACCCCCGCCGGCCACGCGCGGGCGTCGTACCGCAACTTCTTCCCGCACGGTGCCCGCTGGGCGCTGTCCGGGGTGCGTCTCGCCGACGGCGGGGCGCCCGCGTGA